In Vibrio gallicus, a single window of DNA contains:
- a CDS encoding SdpI family protein: protein MIRNISCLFILVVMLAISAYAYNIIPDSIAMQYSMDGIGYQFLNKNIAVLYYPAIYAVVILITLFFHKKSPKQFEIKNSTNAIKEVIIAAGILMLAFHYCRLVNYENSGSNLAIISYSLALFIMIIGHSMKNIGPNFMVGYRLPWTLADADNWRSTHKLANNVNLLLGGTLIIATAIHPSVNAVIIFLVFSVLIPSAYSFYLFHTNSSGKMR from the coding sequence ATGATTAGAAATATAAGCTGCTTATTTATACTTGTTGTTATGTTGGCGATAAGTGCATACGCATACAACATTATTCCTGACTCAATAGCGATGCAATACTCAATGGATGGCATAGGCTATCAATTCCTTAATAAAAATATCGCTGTATTATATTACCCAGCAATTTATGCAGTAGTAATACTAATCACTTTGTTTTTCCATAAGAAATCACCAAAACAATTTGAAATAAAAAATAGTACTAATGCGATAAAAGAGGTCATTATTGCAGCGGGTATATTGATGCTAGCTTTTCATTACTGCCGTTTGGTTAACTATGAGAATAGCGGCTCAAACCTCGCTATCATCTCCTATTCACTAGCATTGTTCATTATGATAATCGGACACTCTATGAAGAATATAGGTCCTAATTTCATGGTTGGCTACAGACTACCGTGGACGCTAGCAGATGCCGATAATTGGCGTTCAACTCATAAATTGGCTAACAATGTAAACCTACTTCTGGGTGGCACATTAATAATAGCAACCGCTATCCACCCTAGCGTTAATGCTGTGATTATATTCTTAGTATTCTCTGTATTGATACCATCTGCATATTCGTTTTATCTGTTTCATACAAATAGCAGTGGTAAAATGAGATAA
- a CDS encoding GNAT family N-acetyltransferase: MTGITIRRVQAKDAQGIADIFSGENAYSGTLQLPNPPLELWQKRVSDIPDNFYIYVAEIDGEIVGNLGMEVCTNPRRRHVAWFGMAVKDAFLGQGVGSALLRTMIDLADNWLNLLRLEMTVFVDNKPALGLYSKFGFEIEGESEAYAFRDGEFVSVYHMARIKTNQ; this comes from the coding sequence ATGACAGGAATTACAATTCGTCGCGTACAAGCAAAAGACGCACAAGGTATTGCGGATATTTTTTCCGGAGAGAATGCCTATTCTGGCACCTTGCAACTTCCAAACCCTCCGCTGGAACTTTGGCAAAAACGTGTTTCTGATATCCCTGATAATTTCTATATTTATGTTGCAGAAATTGATGGTGAAATTGTAGGTAATCTTGGGATGGAGGTGTGCACTAACCCAAGAAGAAGGCATGTCGCTTGGTTTGGAATGGCAGTAAAAGATGCGTTCTTAGGTCAAGGGGTGGGAAGTGCATTACTACGAACCATGATAGACCTTGCGGATAATTGGCTCAATCTGTTGAGATTGGAAATGACGGTGTTTGTAGATAATAAACCTGCGCTAGGTCTGTACAGTAAGTTTGGATTTGAGATTGAAGGCGAATCTGAGGCGTATGCGTTTAGAGATGGTGAGTTTGTGAGTGTTTACCATATGGCAAGGATTAAAACCAATCAGTAG